Genomic DNA from Segatella copri:
GAACCGATACATGGACAATATCCAGATGAACCAGGGAATCGCCATCATGCAGACGGCCCTCTGGATTGTGGGGCTGTTCACCCTGCTGAGCGGAATCGTGGGCGTAAGCAACATCATGCTCATCACCGTGAAGGAGCGAACCCGAGAGTTTGGCGTAAGAAAAGCCATCGGAGCCAAGCCTTGGTCGATACTGAAACTCATCATTACCGAGAGCATCATCATCACCTCGTTCTTCGGCTACATCGGAATGGTCTGTGGCGTGGCGGCAAACGAAATCATGGATGCAACCATCGGCCACACCACCGTAGATACCGGACTGTTTAAAGCCGCCATGTTTGTGAATCCTACGGTGGGCATCGGCACCTGTATCGGTGCCACCATCACCATCGTCATCGCAGGCACCATCGCCGGACTCATCCCAGCCATCAAGGCTGCAAGAATCCGACCGATAGAGGCGCTGAGAGCAGAGTAATGCAAAATGTTGAATGTTAAGTGTTGAATGTTGAATTCATTCTTGCTTACACATTATTATATATATAGAATAGGCTATGCGATTAGATTTAGATACATATAAAGAGATTCTCGACACCATCACGAGGAACAAGAGCCGCAGTCTGCTTACGGGCTTCGGCGTGTTCTGGGGCGTGTTTATGCTCATCGCCCTGATGGGTGGCGGACAGGGACTGAAGGAGATGCTGCAAAACAACTTCACAGGCTTTGCCACCAACACCGCTATCATCTGGGCGCAGAACACCACCAAACCCTACAAGGGATTCAACAAGGGGCGCTCCTGGCAGATGGAAGAGAAAGACCTGGACAGATTGCGCCACCAGGTGCCCGAACTCGATGTCATTACCCCGCTGCTCTTCGGCGGCAACAAGTCGGTAGTGTTTGGCGACAAGAAATTCAGCGGCAGCACCCAGGGCGTGAATCCCGATTACGCCCAGGTTTCTGCGCCACAGATGTTTTACGGCAGATACATCAACGAGATGGATGTGCGCCAGCAGCGCAAGGTTTGCGTCATCGGCAAACAGATTTACAAGAATCTCTTTCCTGGCGGCGGTGATCCGTGCGGCAAGAGCGTAAGAGTAGACTCTACCTATTATATGGTGATAGGCGTAGATTACCGTTCGGGCAACGGCATCAATTTCGGCGGTCGTGCCGATGAAACCATCACCCTGCCCCAATCGGTTTTGCGCAGCGCTTATAACCGGGGTAAGGCAGTAGACATCATCGCCACCACCGGCAAACCGGGCGTAGTAATGAGCAGCATTGCCCAGCGGATGAGAGAAACCGTAGCAAGAGCCCACAGCATAGACCCTACGGACGAAAAGGGCATTATGGTGTTCAATACCGAAGTTCTCTTCCAGATGCTCGACAACCTGTTCAAGGGCGTCAACTTCCTCATCTGGCTGGTAGGCATCGGCACCCTTCTCGCCGGCGCCATCGGAGTTTCCAATATCATGATGGTAACGGTAAAGGAGCGAACCACCGAGATAGGCATCCGCCGAGCCATCGGAGCCACGCCTAAGATGATACTTTCGCAAATCATCTCCGAGAGTATTCTCCTCACCCTGGTAGCCGGCATGAGCGGCATTCTCTTCGGTGTTGCCATCCTGCAGATGCTGGAAGTAGGAAGTACCACGGATGGCATTCTTACCGCCCACTTCCAGGTAGATTTCTGGACGGCCATCTCTTCTGCCATCCTCATCTGCATTCTCGGCGGCCTAGCCGGACTCGCCCCTGCATGGCGAGCCATGAGCATCAAACCGGTGGATGCGATGAGAGACGAATAAAAGAAAAATA
This window encodes:
- a CDS encoding ABC transporter permease, with the protein product MRLDLDTYKEILDTITRNKSRSLLTGFGVFWGVFMLIALMGGGQGLKEMLQNNFTGFATNTAIIWAQNTTKPYKGFNKGRSWQMEEKDLDRLRHQVPELDVITPLLFGGNKSVVFGDKKFSGSTQGVNPDYAQVSAPQMFYGRYINEMDVRQQRKVCVIGKQIYKNLFPGGGDPCGKSVRVDSTYYMVIGVDYRSGNGINFGGRADETITLPQSVLRSAYNRGKAVDIIATTGKPGVVMSSIAQRMRETVARAHSIDPTDEKGIMVFNTEVLFQMLDNLFKGVNFLIWLVGIGTLLAGAIGVSNIMMVTVKERTTEIGIRRAIGATPKMILSQIISESILLTLVAGMSGILFGVAILQMLEVGSTTDGILTAHFQVDFWTAISSAILICILGGLAGLAPAWRAMSIKPVDAMRDE